Proteins encoded by one window of Bauldia sp.:
- a CDS encoding prephenate/arogenate dehydrogenase family protein translates to MSDPIFPKLALIGIGLIGGSIALAARRGKLVGHIAISTRTPETLARARELNLGDSYYADPAEAVRDADCVILSIPVGAVGAVTAAIAGKLKRGAIISDVGSVKAAVVAAMKPHVPSGVHFVPAHPVAGTEYSGPDAAFAALFDNRWTILTPPEGTDPAAVEKLAAFWRGLGANVETMNPEHHDLVLAITSHVPHLIAYNIVGTAADLESVTQSEVMKFSAGGFRDFTRIAASDPTMWRDVFLNNREAVLEMLGRFTEDLTALQRAIRWGDGDKLFDLFTRTRAIRRGIIAAGQETGAADFGRPHGKDGKSG, encoded by the coding sequence GTGAGCGATCCGATCTTTCCGAAGCTGGCGCTGATCGGCATCGGCCTCATCGGCGGGTCGATCGCGCTGGCGGCGCGGCGCGGCAAGCTGGTCGGGCATATCGCGATCTCGACGCGGACGCCCGAGACATTGGCGCGGGCGCGCGAACTCAATCTCGGCGACAGTTATTACGCCGATCCGGCGGAAGCCGTGCGCGATGCGGACTGCGTGATCCTGTCGATCCCGGTCGGCGCGGTCGGCGCGGTGACCGCGGCGATCGCGGGGAAACTGAAGCGCGGTGCGATCATCTCCGACGTCGGCTCGGTCAAGGCGGCGGTGGTCGCGGCGATGAAGCCGCATGTGCCGAGCGGTGTGCATTTTGTGCCGGCGCATCCGGTCGCGGGCACGGAATATTCCGGGCCGGACGCCGCCTTTGCCGCGCTGTTCGACAATCGCTGGACCATCCTGACGCCGCCGGAGGGGACCGATCCCGCCGCGGTCGAGAAGCTCGCGGCGTTCTGGCGCGGGCTCGGCGCCAACGTCGAGACGATGAACCCGGAGCATCACGATCTGGTGCTGGCGATCACCAGTCATGTGCCGCATCTCATCGCCTACAACATCGTCGGCACGGCGGCGGATCTGGAAAGCGTCACGCAGAGCGAGGTGATGAAGTTTTCCGCCGGCGGCTTCCGCGACTTCACGCGCATCGCGGCGTCGGATCCGACGATGTGGCGCGACGTTTTCCTCAACAATCGCGAGGCGGTGCTCGAGATGCTCGGCCGCTTCACGGAGGACCTGACCGCGCTGCAGCGCGCGATCCGCTGGGGCGACGGCGACAAGCTGTTCGATCTGTTCACGCGGACGCGCGCCATCCGCCGCGGCATCATCGCGGCAGGGCAGGAAACCGGCGCAGCGGATTTCGGGCGGCCGCATGGGAAGGATGGGAAGTCGGGGTAG
- the hisC gene encoding histidinol-phosphate transaminase — protein sequence MTRPTPRPGVLDIDPYVPGKSSASGSGKVHKLSSNETPLGPSPAAIAAYKAGADSLERYPDGGATALREAIGAAYGLNPARIICGAGSDEILNLIAHAYIGPGDEAVYSQHGFLVYPIATRAAGGTPVVAPEKDLTADVDAMLAKVTPKTRVVFLANPNNPTGTYLPFAEVRRLHAALPADVLLVLDAAYAEYVRRNDYESGIELAGTAENVVMVRTFSKIYGLAGLRIGWAYGPAHAIDALNRIRGPFNLSSSAIAAGVAALGDRAHLDRAAAHNDTWLPKVTEALTKLGLKVTPSVGNFVLIHFPETAGKRAPDADAFLSKRGVVLRRMEAYGLANALRMTIGSDEANETTIAALADFLGKKP from the coding sequence ATGACGCGGCCGACACCACGCCCCGGCGTGCTCGACATCGATCCATATGTGCCCGGCAAATCTTCCGCGAGCGGCAGCGGCAAGGTGCACAAGCTGTCGTCGAACGAGACGCCGCTCGGCCCCAGCCCTGCGGCGATCGCGGCCTACAAGGCGGGCGCCGATTCGCTGGAGCGATATCCCGACGGCGGCGCGACGGCGCTCCGCGAGGCGATCGGCGCGGCGTACGGGCTCAACCCGGCGCGCATCATCTGCGGGGCCGGGTCGGACGAGATATTGAATCTCATCGCGCACGCCTACATCGGACCGGGCGACGAGGCGGTCTACTCGCAGCACGGATTTCTGGTCTACCCGATCGCGACCCGGGCGGCGGGCGGGACGCCGGTGGTGGCGCCCGAGAAGGACCTGACCGCCGACGTCGATGCGATGCTGGCGAAGGTGACGCCCAAGACGCGCGTCGTCTTCCTCGCCAACCCGAACAATCCGACCGGAACCTACCTGCCGTTCGCCGAGGTGCGGCGGCTGCATGCCGCGCTGCCGGCAGACGTGCTGCTTGTGCTCGATGCGGCCTACGCCGAGTACGTGCGGCGGAACGATTACGAGAGCGGGATCGAACTCGCCGGCACGGCGGAGAACGTCGTGATGGTGCGCACGTTCTCCAAGATTTACGGGCTCGCCGGCCTGCGCATCGGCTGGGCTTACGGGCCGGCCCATGCGATCGATGCGCTCAACCGCATCCGCGGGCCGTTCAATCTTTCGTCGTCCGCGATCGCAGCGGGCGTTGCGGCGCTCGGCGACCGCGCGCATCTCGACCGCGCGGCAGCGCACAACGATACGTGGCTGCCGAAGGTCACGGAGGCGCTGACGAAGCTCGGGCTGAAGGTGACGCCGAGCGTCGGGAATTTCGTGCTGATCCATTTTCCTGAGACCGCGGGCAAGCGGGCGCCCGACGCCGACGCATTCCTGTCGAAGCGCGGCGTCGTGCTCAGGCGGATGGAGGCATACGGGCTGGCGAATGCGCTCCGCATGACCATAGGCTCGGACGAGGCCAACGAGACGACGATCGCGGCGCTCGCGGATTTTCTGGGCAAGAAGCCGTGA
- a CDS encoding chorismate mutase, which yields MTDTGEGDPRALAKLRGRIDAIDAEMHRLLVERGTVIDSLIKTKGTSRPGAAFRPMREADMMRRISARHSGALPLATVEHIWREIITTFTRMQAPFGVAIDTSIDGERMRDVARFVFGFSVELKPVANAAAVVAAVAGANDLGIISRAARGAWWRGLVGVDTPKIMALLPFIAAQQRPADLPAFVISPPLADPTPFDIGVVAITVDGPVKSIDGVELLELAENDALVAVANPVDLADLNARFVAAGVAVRALSPVGGFARGVTADGRATAFYEEIVR from the coding sequence ATGACCGATACCGGCGAAGGCGATCCGCGTGCGCTTGCCAAGCTCCGCGGCAGGATCGATGCCATCGATGCCGAGATGCACCGCCTGCTTGTCGAGCGCGGCACGGTTATCGATTCATTGATCAAGACGAAGGGCACCAGCCGGCCGGGCGCCGCCTTCCGGCCGATGCGCGAGGCCGACATGATGCGGCGGATTTCGGCGCGCCATTCCGGCGCTCTGCCGCTCGCCACCGTCGAGCACATCTGGCGCGAGATCATCACGACCTTCACGCGCATGCAGGCGCCGTTCGGCGTCGCCATCGACACGTCGATCGACGGCGAGCGGATGCGCGACGTGGCGCGTTTCGTGTTCGGTTTCTCGGTGGAGCTGAAGCCGGTGGCGAATGCCGCGGCGGTGGTTGCGGCCGTGGCCGGCGCGAACGACCTCGGCATAATTTCGCGCGCCGCACGCGGCGCGTGGTGGCGCGGCCTCGTCGGCGTCGATACGCCGAAGATCATGGCGCTCCTGCCGTTCATCGCGGCACAGCAAAGGCCGGCCGATCTGCCGGCCTTTGTCATTTCGCCGCCGCTCGCGGATCCCACGCCGTTCGACATCGGCGTCGTGGCGATCACGGTGGACGGGCCGGTGAAAAGCATCGACGGCGTCGAGCTGCTGGAACTTGCGGAGAACGATGCGCTGGTGGCGGTCGCCAATCCGGTCGACCTTGCCGACCTCAATGCGCGGTTCGTCGCGGCCGGCGTTGCGGTGCGGGCGCTGTCGCCGGTCGGCGGCTTCGCGCGCGGCGTCACCGCCGACGGGCGGGCGACCGCGTTCTATGAGGAGATCGTGCGATGA
- a CDS encoding homoserine O-acetyltransferase: MANDTDTGTTRRNVGSRSQFAASEADNPQSLVARFGADKPLRLDSGAVLTDYQIAYQTYGALNADKSNAILVCHALTGDQHVANTNPVTGKPGWWDAMVGSGKPIDTDRYFVICSNVLGGCLGTTGPASTNPETDRVYGLELPVITVRDMVRAQAMLVDHLGIRQLFCVAGGSLGGMQVLQWAAAYPERVFAALPLATGARHSSQNIAFHEVGRQAVMADPDWRGGRYFEFGVSPRKGLAVARMAAHITYLSEEALHRKFGRNLQDREAPTFGFDADFQIESYLRYQGLAFVDRFDANSYLYMTRAMDYFDLAADYGGRLANAFLGTKTRFCVASFTSDWLFPTIENKAVVRALNAGGASVSFVEIETDRGHDAFLLDEPVLFATVRGFLSAAAEARGLK; encoded by the coding sequence ATGGCCAACGACACTGACACGGGCACGACCAGGCGGAACGTCGGCAGCCGCTCGCAGTTTGCTGCGAGCGAGGCCGACAACCCGCAGAGCCTGGTTGCGCGCTTCGGCGCCGACAAGCCGCTGCGCCTGGATTCCGGCGCGGTGCTCACCGACTACCAGATCGCCTACCAGACCTACGGCGCGCTGAACGCCGACAAATCCAACGCCATCCTCGTTTGCCATGCGCTGACCGGCGACCAGCACGTCGCCAACACCAACCCGGTCACCGGCAAGCCCGGCTGGTGGGACGCCATGGTCGGCTCCGGCAAGCCGATCGACACCGACCGCTACTTCGTCATCTGCTCGAACGTGCTGGGCGGCTGCCTCGGCACCACCGGCCCGGCCTCGACGAATCCCGAGACCGATCGCGTCTACGGCCTTGAACTTCCGGTCATCACGGTGCGCGACATGGTGCGCGCCCAGGCGATGCTGGTCGATCACCTCGGCATCAGGCAGTTGTTCTGCGTCGCCGGCGGCTCGCTCGGCGGCATGCAGGTGCTGCAATGGGCGGCGGCCTACCCGGAACGCGTCTTCGCCGCGCTGCCGCTCGCCACCGGTGCGCGCCATTCCTCGCAGAACATCGCCTTCCACGAGGTCGGCCGCCAGGCCGTGATGGCCGATCCCGACTGGCGCGGCGGCCGCTATTTCGAATTCGGCGTCAGCCCGCGCAAGGGCCTCGCCGTCGCGCGCATGGCCGCGCACATCACGTACCTGTCGGAGGAGGCGCTGCACCGCAAGTTCGGCCGCAACCTGCAGGACCGCGAGGCGCCGACTTTCGGCTTCGACGCCGATTTCCAGATCGAATCGTACCTGCGCTACCAGGGCCTGGCCTTCGTCGACCGCTTCGATGCCAACTCGTATCTCTACATGACGCGCGCGATGGACTACTTCGACCTCGCCGCCGACTACGGCGGCCGGCTGGCGAACGCCTTCCTCGGCACGAAAACGCGCTTCTGCGTCGCCTCGTTCACGTCGGACTGGCTGTTCCCGACCATCGAGAACAAGGCCGTGGTGCGCGCGCTGAATGCCGGCGGCGCCTCGGTCTCGTTCGTCGAGATCGAGACCGACCGCGGCCACGACGCTTTCCTGCTCGACGAGCCGGTGCTGTTCGCTACCGTCCGCGGCTTCCTCTCCGCCGCGGCCGAAGCGCGGGGGCTCAAATGA
- the metW gene encoding methionine biosynthesis protein MetW, with product MNAHPTDAVVAAASRVDLLAISNLVTAGARVLDIGCGDGQLLKLLEATRGVDGRGIEISQKGVNECVARGLSVVQGDADSDLVDYPDDAFDFVILSQTLQATYRPRVVVEQMLRIGRKVIVSFPNFGNWRVRAALGFTGRMPVTRNLPYSWYDTPNIHFCTIRDFVSLCHEVGATIEQQMVLRQEGAESVPFNALWFWNLFGQQAVFLLRR from the coding sequence ATGAACGCCCATCCGACCGACGCCGTCGTCGCCGCCGCAAGCCGCGTCGACCTCCTCGCCATCTCCAATCTCGTCACCGCCGGCGCCCGCGTCCTCGACATCGGCTGCGGCGACGGCCAGTTGCTCAAGCTGCTGGAAGCCACCCGCGGCGTCGATGGCCGCGGCATCGAGATCAGCCAGAAGGGCGTCAACGAATGCGTCGCCCGCGGCCTGTCGGTCGTGCAGGGCGACGCCGACTCCGATCTCGTCGACTACCCCGACGACGCCTTCGACTTCGTCATCCTGTCGCAGACGCTGCAGGCCACCTACCGCCCGCGCGTCGTCGTCGAGCAGATGCTGCGCATCGGCCGCAAGGTCATCGTCTCATTCCCGAATTTCGGTAACTGGCGTGTCCGCGCCGCGCTGGGCTTCACCGGCCGGATGCCGGTGACCAGGAACCTGCCGTACTCGTGGTACGACACGCCCAACATCCACTTCTGCACGATCCGCGATTTCGTCAGTCTCTGCCACGAGGTCGGCGCCACGATCGAGCAGCAGATGGTGCTGCGCCAGGAAGGCGCCGAGAGCGTGCCGTTCAATGCGCTGTGGTTCTGGAACCTGTTCGGCCAGCAGGCGGTGTTCCTGCTCCGCCGTTAG
- a CDS encoding hydratase, translating to MADIGTIAARVLQAHDAGATIDRISDSDAPFDVAAACRVSAEVFAARVRRGERPVGWKIGYTNRAIQKQYGVMQPIFGRMYDSTVTEVPAGATAHCSLAAIAEPRIEPEIVVRIARSPEPGMRPADLVGCIDRVGHGFEIVTSIFRDWKGTAADSIAAGSLHGRYFHGPLMPLDGDRDWVAATGDVEVVIYRNGVEMDRGVGRNALDGPLVALGHFVTGLGAIDGERLKPGEIVTTGTLTQAFRCYAGESWSTEISGLPVGGMRIAFS from the coding sequence ATGGCGGACATCGGCACGATCGCGGCGCGGGTGCTGCAGGCGCATGATGCCGGAGCGACGATCGACCGGATCAGCGATTCCGACGCGCCGTTCGATGTGGCGGCGGCCTGTCGCGTGTCGGCGGAGGTCTTCGCGGCTCGCGTCCGGCGCGGCGAGCGGCCGGTGGGGTGGAAGATCGGGTACACCAACCGCGCCATACAGAAGCAGTACGGCGTGATGCAGCCGATCTTCGGCCGCATGTACGATTCGACGGTGACCGAAGTCCCGGCCGGCGCGACTGCGCATTGTTCGCTTGCCGCGATCGCCGAGCCGCGCATCGAGCCGGAAATCGTCGTGCGCATCGCGCGTTCGCCGGAGCCCGGGATGCGCCCGGCGGACCTTGTCGGGTGCATCGATCGCGTTGGACACGGCTTCGAGATCGTGACCTCCATCTTCCGCGACTGGAAGGGAACCGCGGCGGACTCCATCGCCGCCGGTTCGCTGCACGGACGCTATTTCCATGGTCCGCTGATGCCGCTGGACGGCGATCGCGATTGGGTTGCGGCGACCGGCGACGTCGAGGTCGTCATCTACCGGAACGGCGTCGAGATGGATCGCGGCGTCGGCCGCAATGCGCTGGACGGGCCGCTGGTTGCCCTTGGGCATTTCGTGACAGGTCTGGGCGCGATCGACGGCGAGCGGCTGAAGCCGGGCGAGATCGTGACTACGGGAACGCTGACGCAGGCGTTCCGCTGCTACGCCGGTGAAAGTTGGAGCACGGAGATCAGCGGTCTGCCGGTCGGCGGGATGCGGATCGCGTTCAGCTAA
- a CDS encoding methyltransferase domain-containing protein: MYLDVVDLRAFYSERLGLVARRLIGARLKERWPSLAGESLLGLGYATPYLRNLGEGAERVLAFMPATQGVVNWPREGPNATALVADDELPLPDASIDRVLVVHSLETAAEERNQLREIWRVLAPGGRVLLVVPNRRGIWARSEATPFGTGRPFGRTQLTMLLRDAMFSPLGWTEALAVPPFRHRSWIRSGAGWERVGRILWPAFAGVLIVEATKQLYQGIPARAPARGRLRPVMTPALIPPGA, translated from the coding sequence ATGTATCTCGACGTCGTCGACCTTCGCGCCTTCTACAGCGAGCGCCTCGGCCTGGTGGCGCGCCGCCTGATCGGGGCGCGGCTCAAGGAACGCTGGCCGTCGTTGGCCGGCGAAAGCCTGCTCGGGCTCGGCTATGCGACGCCGTACCTTCGCAACCTCGGCGAGGGGGCGGAGCGGGTGCTGGCCTTCATGCCGGCGACGCAGGGGGTGGTGAACTGGCCGCGCGAGGGGCCGAACGCGACGGCGCTGGTCGCCGACGACGAGCTGCCGCTGCCCGATGCTTCGATCGACCGGGTGCTGGTCGTCCACAGCCTCGAGACGGCGGCGGAGGAGCGCAACCAGCTCCGCGAGATCTGGCGCGTGCTGGCGCCGGGCGGGCGCGTGCTGCTCGTGGTGCCCAACCGGCGCGGCATCTGGGCGCGATCGGAGGCGACGCCGTTCGGCACCGGGCGGCCTTTCGGGCGCACGCAGCTCACCATGCTGCTCCGCGATGCGATGTTCTCGCCGCTCGGCTGGACCGAGGCGCTGGCGGTGCCGCCCTTCCGGCATCGCTCGTGGATCCGCAGCGGCGCGGGATGGGAACGCGTCGGCCGCATCCTGTGGCCGGCGTTTGCCGGGGTGCTGATCGTCGAGGCGACGAAGCAACTCTATCAGGGCATACCGGCGCGAGCGCCGGCGCGCGGCAGGCTGAGGCCGGTGATGACCCCGGCGCTCATTCCGCCGGGGGCGTGA
- the gloB gene encoding hydroxyacylglutathione hydrolase, translating to MGLIIEQFICRHDNFGVLIHDEESGLTAAIDAPDAAPIEARLRDNNWHLAQIFVTHHHADHTDGIAALKADHGCTVTAPAREASKIPHVDNTVAAGDKLQFGALTIDVLETPGHTLGHVSYVIPAETVAFVADTLFSVGCGRVIEGTMEMMWASLQKLAALPEDTAIYCGHEYTEANVRFALTIEPDNPALIARAAEVKALRAAGKVTLPTTIGREKQTNPFLRADDPGVRARLEMRDAPAAAVFGEIRKRKDSFK from the coding sequence ATGGGCCTGATCATCGAGCAGTTCATCTGCCGCCACGACAATTTCGGCGTCCTCATCCACGACGAGGAATCCGGGCTGACCGCGGCCATCGACGCGCCCGACGCGGCGCCGATCGAGGCCAGGCTCCGCGACAACAACTGGCACCTTGCCCAGATCTTCGTCACCCACCACCACGCCGACCACACCGACGGCATCGCCGCCCTCAAGGCCGACCACGGCTGCACGGTCACCGCCCCGGCGCGCGAGGCATCGAAGATCCCGCACGTCGACAATACGGTCGCCGCCGGCGACAAGCTCCAGTTCGGTGCGCTGACTATCGACGTGCTGGAAACCCCCGGCCACACGCTCGGCCATGTCTCCTATGTCATCCCGGCGGAGACCGTCGCCTTCGTCGCCGATACGCTGTTTTCGGTCGGCTGCGGCCGCGTCATCGAGGGCACCATGGAGATGATGTGGGCCTCGCTGCAGAAGCTCGCCGCCCTGCCCGAGGACACCGCCATCTACTGCGGCCACGAATACACCGAGGCCAACGTCCGCTTTGCCCTCACCATCGAGCCTGACAATCCGGCGCTCATCGCCCGCGCCGCCGAGGTGAAGGCGCTCCGCGCCGCCGGCAAGGTCACGCTGCCCACCACCATCGGCCGCGAGAAGCAGACCAACCCGTTTCTGCGCGCCGACGATCCCGGCGTCCGCGCCCGCCTCGAAATGCGCGATGCGCCGGCGGCTGCCGTATTCGGCGAAATCCGCAAGCGGAAAGACAGCTTCAAGTAG
- a CDS encoding NYN domain-containing protein produces MAELIKSVLLVDYESVQRSLVGTVGETRLAERSAAWLAALEAGRLGPDVKRTLMVKRCYVTPSVRGKPRDLLIAAGFDMVDAVDAGARSSADLHMAMDTIDALAKPEGYQEFILLSAAAELAPLLSRLKANKRVTVIYADPATPAGDRQLADAIIETSDLVRVLTGEPTPVGEISVPAGASSPRADIEAFARRIHAATSIPLFSPKTFAELFRQLTEEIAANGYHFQTTARNVADRMVAGGRNVTRRQVVFIVKGLALKGHVFSTSDTADKLAEVFREQAHYLITNAGITLNQHEEDLLTAWFLSRPPTAAPPLAPASGAPPPQPAAAAPPTPPAPPTVPEASSDAKATIAETIEREVAKAVARQPPQAERVPIRPPQPQQPQAQPPRPNATNQQKTPQVKVEMPKSAARPPPLPSAREEAKAVIAARIAGAARMKPAGTRTPIPAKPAPKAPAPPAEPEPEPVANEAAAPLPADGPKSDALENSILAAIAEAVDVLVEDSGDEDEHAPEPLPPPPREPQGKKRANQSAPPPPRQPDPEPPSPPEAEEDIGESNDIGDQIQRIIASYNRNRSDE; encoded by the coding sequence ATGGCCGAACTGATCAAGAGCGTATTGCTCGTCGACTACGAAAGCGTCCAGCGAAGCCTCGTTGGGACCGTCGGCGAGACCCGTCTCGCCGAGCGCTCGGCAGCGTGGCTGGCGGCGCTCGAGGCCGGCCGCCTCGGGCCTGACGTCAAGCGCACGCTGATGGTCAAGCGCTGCTACGTGACGCCCAGCGTGCGCGGCAAGCCGCGCGATCTGCTCATCGCCGCCGGCTTCGACATGGTCGACGCGGTCGATGCCGGGGCGCGCAGCTCCGCCGATCTCCACATGGCGATGGACACCATCGACGCGCTCGCCAAGCCGGAGGGCTACCAGGAGTTCATCCTCCTCTCCGCCGCCGCCGAGCTGGCGCCGCTGCTCTCCCGCCTCAAGGCCAACAAACGCGTCACCGTCATCTACGCCGACCCGGCGACGCCCGCCGGCGACCGCCAGTTGGCCGACGCCATCATCGAGACTTCCGATCTCGTCCGTGTCCTCACCGGCGAGCCGACGCCGGTCGGCGAGATCAGCGTGCCGGCGGGAGCGTCCAGCCCGCGCGCCGACATCGAGGCCTTCGCCCGCCGCATCCACGCCGCGACCAGCATCCCGCTATTCTCGCCGAAGACCTTCGCCGAGCTGTTCCGCCAGCTCACCGAGGAAATCGCCGCCAACGGCTATCACTTCCAGACCACGGCGCGGAACGTCGCCGACCGCATGGTCGCCGGCGGCCGCAACGTCACGCGCCGCCAGGTCGTCTTCATCGTCAAGGGACTGGCGCTGAAGGGCCACGTCTTCTCGACAAGCGACACCGCCGACAAGCTCGCCGAAGTCTTCCGCGAGCAGGCGCACTACCTCATCACCAACGCCGGCATCACGCTCAACCAGCACGAGGAAGACCTGCTGACCGCGTGGTTCCTGAGCCGCCCGCCCACGGCCGCGCCGCCTCTGGCGCCCGCTTCCGGCGCTCCGCCGCCGCAGCCGGCCGCCGCCGCGCCGCCCACTCCGCCGGCCCCCCCGACTGTCCCCGAAGCATCGTCGGACGCGAAGGCAACCATCGCCGAGACCATCGAGCGGGAGGTGGCGAAGGCCGTCGCCCGCCAGCCGCCGCAGGCCGAACGTGTGCCGATCAGGCCGCCGCAGCCGCAGCAGCCTCAGGCCCAGCCGCCTCGGCCGAACGCGACCAATCAGCAGAAGACGCCGCAGGTGAAGGTCGAGATGCCGAAGTCGGCCGCGCGTCCCCCGCCCTTGCCGTCGGCGCGCGAGGAGGCCAAGGCCGTCATCGCCGCGCGCATCGCCGGCGCGGCGCGCATGAAGCCCGCCGGCACGCGGACGCCGATCCCGGCGAAGCCGGCGCCGAAGGCCCCCGCCCCGCCGGCCGAGCCCGAGCCGGAGCCGGTCGCCAACGAGGCCGCCGCCCCGCTGCCCGCCGACGGCCCGAAAAGCGACGCGCTGGAAAATTCGATCCTCGCCGCGATCGCGGAAGCGGTCGACGTGCTGGTCGAGGATTCCGGCGACGAGGACGAGCACGCGCCGGAACCGCTGCCTCCGCCGCCCCGCGAACCGCAGGGAAAGAAGCGCGCCAACCAGTCCGCGCCGCCTCCCCCGCGCCAACCCGACCCGGAACCGCCTTCCCCGCCCGAGGCGGAGGAAGACATCGGCGAGAGCAACGACATCGGCGACCAGATCCAGCGGATCATCGCGTCGTACAACCGCAACCGCTCGGACGAGTAG
- the phbB gene encoding acetoacetyl-CoA reductase has protein sequence MAVAIVTGGTRGIGAAIAKGLKAAGNSVAATYHGNDEAAAKFKAETGVAVYKWDVADVAASADGVAKVAAELGPVDILVNNAGITRDGMFHRMTYDQWSAVIRTNLDSMFAMTRPVIEGMRDRGHGRIVNISSINGQKGQAGQANYSAAKAGIIGFTKALALENVKKGITVNAICPGYIDTDMVAGMPPKVVDAIVAQIPLGRLGKAEEIASLVVYLTSDAAAFMTGAVLSMNGAQYIANG, from the coding sequence ATGGCGGTCGCGATCGTTACGGGGGGAACGCGCGGCATCGGCGCGGCGATCGCGAAGGGGCTGAAGGCGGCGGGCAATTCGGTCGCGGCGACCTATCATGGCAACGACGAGGCGGCGGCGAAGTTCAAGGCCGAGACCGGCGTCGCGGTCTACAAGTGGGACGTCGCCGACGTCGCCGCTTCGGCTGATGGCGTGGCGAAGGTCGCGGCCGAACTCGGGCCGGTCGATATTCTCGTCAACAACGCCGGCATCACACGCGACGGCATGTTCCACCGCATGACCTACGACCAGTGGTCGGCGGTGATCCGTACCAACCTGGACTCGATGTTCGCGATGACGCGGCCGGTGATCGAAGGGATGCGCGACCGCGGCCACGGGCGGATCGTCAACATTTCCTCGATCAACGGGCAGAAGGGACAGGCGGGCCAAGCGAATTATTCCGCCGCCAAGGCCGGCATCATCGGCTTCACCAAGGCGCTCGCGCTGGAGAACGTGAAGAAGGGCATCACGGTCAACGCGATCTGCCCGGGCTACATCGACACCGACATGGTCGCCGGCATGCCGCCGAAGGTGGTGGACGCGATCGTGGCGCAGATCCCGCTGGGACGCCTCGGCAAGGCCGAGGAGATCGCCTCGCTGGTCGTGTATCTCACATCGGATGCGGCGGCGTTCATGACCGGGGCGGTGCTGTCGATGAACGGGGCGCAGTATATCGCGAACGGGTGA
- a CDS encoding acetyl-CoA C-acetyltransferase: MPATDIVIAAAARTAVGSFNGAFANLPAHELGAAAIAEVLKRAKVEAAEVDEVILGQVLTAAEGQNPARQASMGAGLPKETTAWVLNQLCGSGLRSVALGMQQIANGDASIIIAGGQESMSMAPHAAHLRAGHKMGDVSFIDTMMKDGLVDAFNGYPMGITAENVAREFQITRQQQDEFALASQNKAEAAQKAGKFKDEIVPVTIKGRKGDTIVSDDEYIRAGTTMDTLGKLRPAFQKDGTVTAGNASGINDGAAAVLLMTAAEAARRGLTPLARIVSWATAGVDPALMGTGPIPSSRKALKKAGWSVDDLDLIEANEAFAAQACAVNKDLGWDQAKVNVNGGAIAIGHPIGASGARVLVTLLHEMVRRGSHKGLATLCIGGGMGVAMTVER, from the coding sequence ATGCCCGCCACCGACATCGTCATCGCCGCCGCCGCCCGCACCGCGGTCGGTTCCTTCAACGGCGCCTTCGCCAACCTGCCGGCGCACGAGCTCGGCGCCGCGGCAATCGCCGAGGTGCTGAAGCGGGCGAAGGTCGAGGCGGCGGAAGTCGACGAAGTAATTCTCGGCCAGGTGCTGACCGCGGCCGAAGGGCAGAACCCGGCGCGGCAGGCGTCGATGGGCGCCGGGCTGCCGAAGGAGACGACGGCGTGGGTGCTCAACCAGCTCTGCGGGTCGGGCCTGCGCTCGGTCGCGCTCGGCATGCAGCAGATCGCCAACGGCGACGCGTCGATCATCATCGCCGGCGGGCAGGAGTCGATGTCGATGGCGCCGCACGCTGCGCATCTGCGCGCTGGTCACAAGATGGGCGACGTATCGTTCATCGACACGATGATGAAGGACGGGCTGGTCGATGCCTTCAACGGCTACCCGATGGGCATCACCGCGGAGAACGTCGCGCGCGAGTTCCAGATCACGCGCCAGCAGCAGGACGAATTCGCGCTGGCCTCGCAGAACAAGGCCGAGGCGGCGCAGAAGGCCGGCAAGTTCAAGGACGAGATCGTGCCGGTGACGATCAAGGGCCGCAAGGGCGACACCATCGTCAGCGACGACGAATACATCCGCGCCGGCACGACGATGGACACGCTCGGCAAGCTGCGCCCGGCGTTCCAGAAGGACGGCACGGTGACCGCGGGCAACGCGTCGGGCATCAACGACGGGGCGGCGGCGGTATTGCTGATGACGGCGGCGGAGGCGGCGCGGCGCGGGCTGACGCCGCTGGCGCGGATCGTGTCGTGGGCGACGGCCGGCGTCGACCCGGCGCTGATGGGCACGGGGCCGATCCCGTCGTCGCGGAAGGCGCTGAAGAAGGCGGGGTGGTCGGTCGACGATCTCGACCTGATCGAAGCCAACGAAGCCTTTGCGGCGCAGGCCTGCGCGGTCAACAAGGACCTCGGCTGGGATCAGGCCAAGGTCAACGTCAACGGCGGCGCCATCGCCATCGGCCACCCGATCGGCGCGTCGGGGGCCCGCGTCCTGGTGACGCTGCTCCACGAGATGGTGCGGCGCGGCTCGCACAAGGGCCTCGCCACGCTGTGCATCGGCGGCGGCATGGGCGTCGCGATGACGGTCGAGCGTTAA